From the genome of Miscanthus floridulus cultivar M001 chromosome 10, ASM1932011v1, whole genome shotgun sequence, one region includes:
- the LOC136486368 gene encoding putative disease resistance RPP13-like protein 1: MAVVLDALASYLQDMLLEMAKEEVHLFLGVPDEIKKMGMKLGDLKRFLADADKRNISDESVKSWMRELRNAMYDATNILDLCQLKAMERGRSCDMGCFNPLLFCMRNPLHAHDIGNRIKSLNERLDDIEKRSKTFNFINLASYEDNTKKVESSLRARRETTGGDELGVVGEKIEEDTRNLVDLLTKKDKNAHEHKNVMVYAIVGVGGIGKTTLAKKIFNHDSIKQEFQKRIWLSVNQEFSDVDLLERAITGAEGNHQAPRNTKDTLEQTLKEAVEGCKTLLVMDDVWDHHAWEKVLEPPLINSLARGSRVLVTTRHDTVARGMIVEVPYHHVDKLEEEDACSLLKKQVVGNENNDEPKVDALKDIGTSIIAKCDGLPLAVKVIGGLLRQKNIRRSDWKNVLNDSTWSVSQMPEELNYAVYLSYQDLNPELKSCFLHYALLPKNTVFWYDRIVAMWISEGFVHGNSQDLEVLGKEYYDQLIARNLLEPVQGNIDQTACNMHDVVRSFAQYLTRDEALIAHKTEPGHTNNINPQNVIRLSLKSKESESNELEWSSLQAHISLRTLILVGETKINPGDSLSSFPCLRTLHIEDGNFDALSESLVQLKHLRYLCLDATNTSRLPEKIDMMQFFQCIDLSNCGSLTKLPVGIGKLRQLRYLSLIGSGINNIPRGFSGLTNLRVLRGFPAHVEGDWCSLEELGPLNQLMRLRIHGLENVSSSSFAIKARLGEKVCLSYLWLQCTSSSGGAHRLVKQEEQQQIEKVFDELCPPPCLENLTIEGYFGQRLPRWMTSTAIVCLGCLRILFMEDLPYCTELPDGLFQLPSLEFLQIKSALGIKRVGPEFLLPHHHEHPSALENFGSDLKIEVSRCHGLERISNLPNLKNLYIFPCPKLKVLEGLPALQKLWLEDYDMETLPGYLQDVKPRHLDLDCDVLLLTSIAKGKSSPEWDKFSHIKQVNAYADDDDNNIERKWYVKYTRDPFSFKTNISPSVDASGDEIEEVLLDKVEQV, encoded by the exons ATGGCGGTGGTACTGGATGCTTTAGCATCCTACCTCCAAGACATGTTGTTGGAGATGGCTAAAGAAGAGGTGCATCTGTTCTTAGGTGTTCCCGATGAGATAAAAAAGATGGGGATGAAGCTTGGGGACCTTAAGAGGTTCCTCGCCGATGCTGACAAGAGGAACATCAGCGACGAGAGTGTGAAATCATGGATGAGAGAGCTTAGGAATGCCATGTATGATGCTACCAACATCCTTGATTTGTGCCAGCTCAAGGCGATGGAACGGGGTCGAAGCTGTGATATGGGCTGCTTCAATCCCTTGCTCTTTTGTATGAGGAATCCTCTCCATGCTCATGACATCGGTAATCGCATAAAAAGTCTTAATGAGAGGCTAGATGACATTGAGAAGCGTAGCAAAAccttcaacttcattaaccttgcaTCTTATGAGGACAACACAAAAAAGGTAGAATCCTCCCTTCGCGCTAGGCGTGAGACAACAGGGGGGGATGAGTTAGGTGTGGTTGGTGAGAAGATTGAGGAGGACACAAGAAATCTTGTGGATTTGCTCACAAAGAAGGACAAAAATGCACATGAACACAAAAATGTTATGGTTTATGCTATTGTGGGAGTAGGAGGGATTGGCAAAACCACCCTTGCCAAGAAGATCTTTAATCATGACTCCATCAAACAAGAGTTTCAAAAGAGAATATGGTTGAGTGTCAATCAAGAATTTAGCGATGTTGATCTATTAGAGAGAGCAATCACTGGAGCAGAAGGAAACCATCAAGCACCAAGAAACACAAAGGACACACTAGAGCAAACCCTTAAGGAAGCCGTGGAGGGGTGCAAGACCTTATTGGTGATGGATGATGTTTGGGACCACCATGCATGGGAGAAGGTGCTCGAGCCTCCATTAATAAACTCACTTGCTCGTGGAAGTCGTGTTCTCGTAACAACGAGACATGACACGGTCGCTCGAGGCATGATAGTGGAGGTGCCCTACCACCATGTCGACAAACTAGAAGAAGAAGATGCCTGCTCTTTGCTCAAGAAGCAG GTGGTCGGAAATGAAAACAATGATGAACCAAAGGTTGATGCATTGAAGGACATTGGAACGTCGATTATAGCAAAATGTGATGGTTTGCCTCTCGCAGTCAAAGTAATAGGAGGCCTTCTCCGCCAGAAAAACATAAGGCGAAGCGACTGGAAAAATGTCCTAAATGATTCTACATGGTCAGTATCTCAAATGCCTGAAGAGCTAAACTATGCAGTATACCTTAGCTATCAAGATCTGAACCCTGAGTTGAAGTCTTGCTTTCTGCACTACGCCCTCCTCCCAAAGAACACGGTGTTCTGGTATGACCGTATTGTTGCCATGTGGATTAGTGAAGGATTTGTTCATGGAAACTCACAGGATTTGGAAGTGTTAGGAAAAGAGTACTATGACCAGTTAATAGCTAGGAACCTTCTAGAGCCTGTTCAAGGGAACATAGACCAGACAGCTTGCAATATGCATGATGTTGTTCGCTCGTTCGCTCAGTATTTGACTAGAGATGAAGCATTGATAGCTCACAAAACTGAGCCTGGCCATACCAATAACATTAACCCACAAAATGTTATTCGGTTATCATTAAAATCCAAAGAATCAGAGTCAAATGAGCTAGAGTGGAGTTCTCTACAAGCACATATATCACTGCGAACACTTATATTAGTTGGGGAAACAAAGATCAACCCAGGTGATTCACTGTCATCTTTTCCTTGTTTGCGGACCCTACATATAGAAGATGGAAATTTTGATGCATTGTCTGAATCTTTGGTCCaactcaaacacttgaggtatttGTGCCTAGATGCCACTAACACATCTAGGCTGCCAGAAAAAATAGACATGATGCAATTCTTTCAGTGCATTGACCTTTCTAACTGTGGAAGTCTGACGAAGCTTCCTGTGGGCATTGGAAAGTTACGTCAGCTGAGGTATCTAAGCCTTATTGGCTCAGGTATAAACAATATACCCAGGGGTTTCAGTGGCCTAACTAATTTAAGGGTATTGAGGGGGTTTCCAGCCCATGTGGAGGGTGATTGGTGTAGTTTGGAAGAATTAGGACCTCTTAACCAGCTCATGCGTCTTCGTATACATGGCCTGGAGAATGTATCTTCTTCCTCATTTGCTATAAAAGCCAGGCTTGGTGAAAAGGTGTGCCTCAGCTATCTGTGGTTACAGTGCACTAGTAGTAGTGGAGGTGCTCACCGGTTGGTGAAACAGGAAGAGCAGCAACAAATCGAGAAGGTGTTTGATGAGCTCTGCCCTCCGCCTTGCTTAGAAAATCTTACAATCGAAGGGTACTTTGGTCAACGACTTCCACGATGGATGACGTCGACAGCAATTGTGTGCCTTGGATGCTTGAGGATTCTATTCATGGAAGACTTGCCTTATTGCACAGAGCTACCTGATGGCTTGTTCCAGCTCCCCAGCTTGGAGTTCCTACAGATTAAAAGCGCTCTAGGCATCAAGCGTGTTGGGCCAGAGTTCTTACTACCACACCATCATGAGCACCCAAGCGCTTTGGAAAACTTTGGTTCTGATTTGAAAATTGAGGTGAGTAGATGTCACGGACTTGAGAGGATCAGTAACCTACCAAATTTGAAGAACCTTTATATCTTCCCCTGCCCAAAGTTGAAGGTGCTAGAGGGTTTGCCTGCACTTCAGAAACTCTGGCTGGAGGACTACGACATGGAAACACTCCCTGGATATTTGCAGGACGTAAAGCCAAGGCATTTGGATCTAGACTGTGATGTCCTGTTGCTCACTTCCATAGCTAAAGGAAAATCTAGCCCTGAGTGGGACAAGTTTAGCCATATCAAGCAGGTCAATGCATATgcagatgatgatgacaacaacatTGAAAGGAAGTGGTACGTGAAGTACACGAGAGATCCTTTCAGCTTCAAGACAAACATCAGCCCCTCTGTCGACGCTTCAG GGGATGAAATAGAGGAGGTGTTATTGGACAAAGTGGAGCAAGTTTGA